From one Nothobranchius furzeri strain GRZ-AD chromosome 2, NfurGRZ-RIMD1, whole genome shotgun sequence genomic stretch:
- the gja11 gene encoding gap junction protein, alpha 11: MGEWDLLGRLLDKVQSNSTVIGKVWLTVLFVFRIMVLHTGAEKVWGDEHSGFVCNTQQPGCVNVCYDLAFPISHIRFWVFQIIALATPKLLYLGHVLHVIHVEKKMMQRMKNQGELDEQAGLFLRRTFKVPKYTKGKGRINLRGRLLRSYVLHLLAKIVLEVLFIFGQYYLYGFTLEPRYVCTRFPCPHKVDCFLSRPTEKSIIIWFMLVASLVSLALSIIELLYLCVKAVKECMVRRQDYTVTPVTPPVSEKKKKAFKNRDETKPNRVNLELEQPGKKLVMNGTTGGVGEGANTLPSDNIGEIHI, encoded by the exons ATGGGAGAGTGGGACCTACTGGGCCGCCTGCTGGATAAAGTGCAGAGCAACTCCACGGTGATCGGAAAAGTCTGGCTCACGGTTCTGTTTGTGTTCCGGATCATGGTCCTACACACCGGCGCTGAGAAG GTGTGGGGGGACGAGCACTCGGGCTTCGTCTGCAACACTCAGCAGCCCGGATGTGTGAACGTCTGCTACGACCTCGCCTTCCCCATCTCTCACATCCGCTTTTGGGTTTTTCAGATCATCGCCTTAGCGACGCCAAAGCTGCTGTACCTCGGCCACGTCCTTCATGTGATTCACGTGGAGAAGAAG ATGATGCAGAGGATGAAGAACCAAGGAGAGCTGGATGAGCAAGCCGGTCTCTTCCTCAGGAGGACTTTCAAAGTTCCAAAGTACACCAAAGGCAAGGGGAGGATCAACCTCCGTGGCCGGCTCCTTCGCAGTTACGTCCTGCATCTTTTGGCCAAGATCGTTCTAGAAGTTTTGTTCATCTTTGGTCAGTACTATCTTTACGGTTTCACCCTCGAGCCTCGCTACGTGTGCACCCGCTTCCCCTGCCCTCACAAGGTGGACTGTTTCCTGTCCAGACCCACCGAGAAGTCCATCATCATCTGGTTCATGCTGGTGGCGTCTTTGGTCTCTCTCGCCCTCAGCATCATCGAGCTGCTCTATCTGTGTGTGAAAGCTGTCAAAGAGTGTATGGTGAGAAGACAGGACTACACCGTGACCCCGGTGACCCCTCCAGtctcagagaagaagaagaaggctttTAAAAACCGGGACGAGACGAAGCCGAATCGCGTCAACCTGGAGTTGGAGCAGCCGGGAAAGAAGCTGGTGATGAACGGGACCACCGGAGGGGTTGGAGAGGGAGCCAACACGTTACCTTCTGACAACATCGGGGAGATCCACATCTAA
- the gja13.1 gene encoding connexin 32.3, protein MGDWGFLSSLLEQVQSHSTVIGKIWMSVLFLFRIMVLGAGAESVWGDEQSGFICNTQQPGCENVCYDWTFPISHIRFWVLQIIFVSTPTLVYLGHAMHIIHKENKLRELISSPGGPRKLKQPKYSDEKGHVKIKGNLLGSYLTQLIVKILIEAGFIVGQYYLYGFVMVPMFACSRKPCPFTVECYMSRPTEKTIFIIFMLVVACVSLFLSVLEILYLLCTRVRCGSKHRAHRITSAENPASLSGPRWPASDEALRQNKMNMEIESNHSIGGSLDGAKEEKRLLSGH, encoded by the coding sequence ATGGGAGACTGGGGATTCCTCTCATCATTACTGGAGCAAGTCCAGTCCCATTCCACGGTGATTGGGAAGATCTGGATGAGCGTCCTGTTCCTGTTCAGGATCATGGTTCTGGGAGCGGGTGCTGAAAGTGTCTGGGGAGACGAGCAGTCTGGTTTCATCTGTAACACTCAACAGCCTGGTTGTGAGAACGTCTGCTACGACTGGACCTTCCCCATCTCCCACATTCGCTTCTGGGTTCTGCAGATCATCTTTGTCTCCACGCCGACGTTGGTCTACCTGGGCCACGCTATGCACATCATCCATAAGGAGAACAAGCTGAGGGAGCTGATCTCCAGTCCTGGCGGGCCCAGAAAGCTTAAACAGCCTAAATACAGCGATGAAAAAGGACACGTGAAGATCAAGGGGAACCTGCTGGGGAGCTACCTGACCCAGCTGATTGTGAAGATCCTCATTGAGGCCGGATTCATTGTGGGACAGTACTACCTGTATGGCTTTGTGATGGTTCCCATGTTCGCCTGCTCTAGGAAGCCCTGCCCCTTCACCGTGGAGTGCTACATGTCCCGACCCACAGAGAaaaccatcttcatcatcttcatgctGGTGGTGGCCTGCGTCTCTTTGTTCCTCAGCGTTCTTGAGATTTTATACTTGCTCTGCACTAGAGTGAGATGTGGGTCCAAGCATCGCGCTCACAGAATCACCTCAGCAGAAAACCCGGCCAGCCTGTCGGGTCCGAGGTGGCCAGCCTCAGACGAAGCACTCAGGCAGAACAAGATGAACATGGAGATAGAGAGCAACCACAGCATTGGAGGAAGCCTGGACGGAGCCAAGGAAGAGAAACGACTACTGAGCGGCCACTAA
- the LOC107377748 gene encoding gap junction Cx32.2 protein-like (The RefSeq protein has 1 substitution compared to this genomic sequence) has translation MGEWGFLSSLLNKVQSHSTVVGKVWLSVLFIFRIMVLGAGAEKVWSDEQSKMVCNTKQPGCENVCYDHAFPISHIRFWVLQIIFVSTPSLLYLGHVIHVIHKEKKMREYTQTHSGSENLKVPRYSDEKGKVAIKGNLLRNYMTSIFFRIILEVAFIVGQYYLYGFIMNPLIVCSRAPCPFTVECYMSRPTEKTIFIIFMLVVSCVSLLLNVAEIFYLACSRSSRRKSKKVHTTAIAIHPRFTSDSLMKNEKLSLHGSTTA, from the exons ATGGGTGAGTGGGGATTTCTGTCATCTCTGCTGAATAAGGTCCAGTCCCACTCCACCGTTGTGGGAAAAGTCTGGCTCAGTGTGCTGTTTATATTCAGGATCATGGTTCTTGGAGCTGGAGCTGAGAAG GTTTGGAGCGATGAACAGTCCAAAATGGTTTGTAACACCAAACAGCCTGGTTGTGAGAACGTCTGCTACGACCACGCCTTCCCCATCTCTCACATTCGGTTCTGGGTCCTCCAGATAATCTTCGTCTCCACACCGTCGCTCCTCTACCTCGGCCATGTTATTCACGTCATCCACAAAGAGAAAAAGATGAGAGAATACACGCAAACCCACTCTGGCAGCGAAAACCTCAAAGTGCCCAAGTACTCCGACGAAAAGGGGAAAGTTGCTATTAAAGGCAATCTGCTGAGAAACTACATGACCTCCATCTTTTTCAGAATAATTTTGGAGGTAGCGTTCATCGTGGGGCAGTATTACCTGTACGGGTTCATCATGAACCCACTAATTGTATGCTCCCGGGCCCCGTGCCCCTTCACCGTCGAGTGCTACATGTCTCGCCCGACCGAGAaaaccatcttcatcatcttcatgctGGTGGTGTCCTGCGTCTCTCTTTTGCTGAACGTGGCAGAGATCTTCTACCTGGCGTGTTCTCGGTCCTCCAGGAGGAAATCTAAAAAGGTGCACACGACTGCGATCGCCATTCATCCCCGTTTCACCAGCGACAGCCTGATGAAAAACGAGAAGCTGAGCCTCCACGGCTCCACCACGGCCTAA
- the c2h1orf198 gene encoding uncharacterized protein C1orf198 homolog, giving the protein MVPFTQKPDFFVHFRPRVNPASGSSQDNKHSWHQLKMAVVTVAGLDPHRMEEKKFEYFSSINSMAKKIMQEREKIKSDYGSSWETMTPEEQDNAIDNSMMDPQVRARYAMHKVDREEVVCYPKLLIQTGQKIVHFGEEDITWQDEHSAPFSWETKSQLEFSLASGSTDQGISASQTETKASKVPHSTQLGKTTPGTKGSVSEGRRPDEESSFWKISAERSRLEGEKADFQSLTPSQIKSLEKGEKPLPSYLKQDSSNEPETAESLPPAPVKSIKSRAPKPPAPQPPVSTSISATPASISIAPTPVPPISVSSTVAGWERSQSTLPSVSNTLDDVFSPSLMSKPSHQTTTVEREREGDQSDISPTFPQFNPNGSLLKTGFDFLDNW; this is encoded by the exons atggtgccatttacACAGAAACCGGATTTTTTTGTCCACTTCCGCCCTAGGGTTAACCCAGCTTCCGGTTCCTCACAAGACAACAAACACAGCTGGCATCAGTTAAAAATGGCCGTCGTAACCGTGGCGGGGCTAGATCCCCACAGAATGGAAGAAAAGAAGTTCGAGTATTTTTCCTCCATCAACTCCATGGCCAAGAAGATAATGCAGGAGCGGGAGAAAATCAAATCGGATTACGGCTCTTCGTGGGAGACAATGACGCCGGAAGAACAAGACAATGCCATCGACAACAGCATGATGGATCCGCAAGTCCGAGCCCGATACGCTATGCATAAAGTTGACCGAGAGGAAGTGGTCTGTTACCCTAAACTGCTCATTCAAACCGGTCAGAAGATAGTTCATTTTGGTGAAGAG GACATTACGTGGCAAGACGAGCATTCTGCCCCTTTCTCGTGGGAGACCAAG AGTCAGCTGGAGTTCAGCTTGGCCTCAGGCTCTACAGATCAGGGGATCTCAGCTTCACAGACTGAAACAAAAGCTTCAAAGGTTCCTCATTCCACTCAGCTTGGCAAGACTACTCCAGGAACCAAG GGGTCTGTGAGTGAGGGACGAAGGCCTGATGAGGAGTCGTCCTTCTGGAAGATCAGCGCCGAGAGGTCCAGACTGGAAGGTGAGAAAGCCGACTTCCAGTCCCTGACCCCCAGTCAGATCAAATCTCTGGAGAAAGGAGAGAAGCCCCTCCCCTCCTACCTCAAACAG GACAGTTCCAATGAGCCTGAGACAGCAGAGTCCCTCCCTCCAGCTCCTGTAAAGTCCATCAAGTCGAGAGCACCCAAACCTCCTGCCCCACAGCCTCCTGTCTCCACCTCCATTAGCGCCACACCTGCATCTATCTCCATCGCTCCCACTCCAGTCCCACCCATCAGCGTTTCCTCTACAGTAGCAGGCTGGGAGAGATCTCAGAGCACTCTGCCATCAGTCAGCAACACGCTGGATGACGTGTTCTCTCCCAGTCTGATGTCTAAGCCTTCTCACCAAACCACGActgtggagagagagagggagggagatcaGAGCGACATCAGCCCCACCTTTCCCCAG TTCAACCCCAACGGCAGCTTGCTGAAGACTGGATTTGACTTCTTAGACAACTGGTAA